In Glandiceps talaboti chromosome 14, keGlaTala1.1, whole genome shotgun sequence, a single genomic region encodes these proteins:
- the LOC144445769 gene encoding NXPE family member 4-like, with the protein MKPSQRKEKSKLTIRLKSENKTKISPPELTIASSSNFQGQENSKDKNFWNLSTAFISNQGRTAANNSKFSLLNRKEDIQQGDLVELQITAIDEYNRPRPYGGDLWQATMYNSSNKFGTMGKVIDHGNGTYSALFYAGYVGQVTMEVMLIVQRETIHWLQNDYRPSELRAAWKGKFVKGNTVETSHCFVQREGTWENKCEFPHPGALGKTKFLCDVPATLPCSSLINIRVDNVQSINVILQIKAGVRDHEVLFHPPNAMVAISGDVSTLRIRDRKYPSPELVPDCKVDLPPTISDGYWSGNRWHSLVCKNKPWFDKTEVQRCLKGKDIYFLGDSTTRQWFQKMLEIIGYPVNVTHNNWRQRVTPIPNKYMVTGNDDYKWQIRDLKNDINMIYRHHALTRHSEIPIDRFPFMVDVIDNLPSPKCKYILVISLWAHFDTWTRESYVDRLMNIQQAIRRLRLRCPETLVAVKGPHERGNVFTYWLLLDMVQTMKDVFIGHKVFFIDIWDMNFAYSVVHGHKMDIHMPMELIREEICMFLSYICKQNNLL; encoded by the exons ATGAAACCTTCACAGAGA AAAGAGAAATCTAAATTAACGATCCGACTGAaatctgaaaacaaaacaaaaatatctcCTCCTGAGTTAACTATTGCTTCATCCAGCAACTTTCAGGGACAGGAAAACAGCAAAGATAAGAATTTCTGGAATTTATCGACAGCTTTTATAAGTAACCAAGGAAGAACTgctgcaaacaattcaaaattttCCCTACTGAATAGAAAGGAAGATATCCAACAAGGAGATTTGGTGGAACTACAGATTACTGCCATTGATGAATACAACAGACCACGACCTTATGGAGGTGATCTGTGGCAGGCTACGATGTACAATAGTAGTAATAAATTTGGAACGATGGGGAAAGTAATTGATCATGGAAACGGAACTTATTCGGCACTTTTTTACGCTGGCTATGTTGGACAAGTCACTATGGAAGTTATGTTAATTGTTCAGCGCGAAACTATACATTGGCTTCAAAACGACTACAGACCTTCAGAATTGCGTGCGGCATGGAAGGGTAAATTCGTGAAGGGTAACACGGTAGAAACATCGCATTGCTTTGTACAGAGAGAAGGAACGTGGGAAAACAAGTGTGAATTTCCACATCCGGGAGCCCTTGGAAAAACAAAGTTTCTTTGTGATGTTCCGGCAACTCTTCCCTGCTCTAGTCTTATCAATATTAGAGTCGACAATGTACAATCTATAAACGTTATTTTGCAAATAAAGGCTGGAGTAAGAGACCATGAGGTTTTGTTCCATCC ACCAAATGCCATGGTTGCAATTAGTGGAGATGTGTCAACGCTACGAATCAGAG ACAGAAAATACCCGTCACCTGAACTCGTGCCTGATTGTAAAGTCGACCTTCCTCCTACAATTTCAGATGGTTATTGGTCGGGTAACAGGTGGCATTCATTGGTATGCAAGAATAAGCCATGGTTTGATAAAACTGAAGTCCAAAGATGTTTGAAAGGAAAGGACATTTACTTCCTTGGAGATTCAACAACTCGTCAGTGGTTCCAAAAAATGCTGGAGATCATTGGCTATCCTGTGAACGTTACACATAATAATTGGAGACAACGAGTAACCCCCATACCAAACAAATACATGGTAACTGGTAACGATGATTATAAGTGGCAGATACGAGATCTGAAGaatgatataaatatgatataccGCCATCATGCGTTGACTCGTCATTCTGAAATACCTATCGATCGTTTCCCATTTATGGTTGACGTCATAGACAATCTGCCGTCaccaaaatgtaaatatatacttGTTATCAGTCTTTGGGCTCACTTTGATACTTGGACTCGAGAAAGCTACGTAGATcgtctcatgaatattcagcaGGCCATTAGACGGCTGAGACTGCGCTGTCCTGAGACACTCGTAGCCGTCAAAGGTCCTCATGAAAGAGGCAACGTATTCACTTACTGGCTCCTTCTTGATATGGTACAAACTATGAAGGACGTCTTTATCGGACATAAAGtatttttcattgatatttGGGACATGAATTTTGCATATTCTGTAGTTCATGGACATAAAATGGATATTCATATGCCAATGGAACTTATTCGAGAAGAAATTTGCATGTTTCTTTCATATATCTGTAAACAAAACAACTTACTTTGA